The Cydia pomonella isolate Wapato2018A chromosome 17, ilCydPomo1, whole genome shotgun sequence genome includes a window with the following:
- the LOC133526779 gene encoding geranylgeranyl transferase type-1 subunit beta produces the protein MSNQENLEMAHRQHVKYFMRFLDILPSSLSSHDTTRVTIAYFSVAGLDVLGSITSISVELRSRIIEWLYHLQVHPNKETGDMSMCGFQGSSTINIELHPENAHYRCGHLAMTYTALCTLVTLGDDLSRVNRKALVEGVKALQTEEGNFAATLSGCESDMRFVYCAACISYILDDWSGFDKEKAADYIIKSIGYDYGIAQCPSLESHGGTTYCALATLQLTGQLPRLSPQQLRGLQRWLALRQLDGFQGRPNKPVDTCYSFWVGASLKMLKTLKYTNYGSNRSYVYETQDVIVGGFSKWPDTCTDPMHTYLGLAGLSLIGEKGLLKIVPTLNITKRAFEHLQSLHEKWAKES, from the exons ATGAGTAATCAAGAGAACCTGGAAATGGCCCATAGGCAACATGTTAAATATTTCATGCGGTTCCTAGATATTTTGCCTTCATCATTGTCTTCACATGATACTACAAG GGTAACAATAGCATATTTCTCAGTGGCCGGGTTGGATGTGCTGGGCTCCATTACATCTATATCTGTGGAGCTCCGGTCCCGGATTATAGAATGGCTGTATCATCTTCAAGTGCATCCAAACAAAGAGA CTGGTGACATGTCAATGTGCGGCTTCCAGGGCTCGTCAACCATCAACATAGAGCTACACCCCGAAAACGCGCACTACCGCTGCGGGCACCTCGCCATGACTTACACTGCGCTATGTACCTTGGTCACACTTGGAGACGACCTCAGCAGAGTTAACCGGAAGGCGTTAGTAGAAG GTGTAAAGGCGCTTCAGACAGAAGAAGGCAACTTCGCAGCGACGCTGTCGGGCTGCGAGTCCGACATGCGGTTCGTGTACTGCGCGGCCTGCATCAGCTACATACTCGACGACTGGTCCGGCTTCGACAAGGAGAAGGCGGCCGATTACATCATCAAGTCGATA GGCTACGACTACGGCATCGCGCAGTGCCCCTCGCTGGAGTCGCACGGCGGCACCACGTACTGCGCGCTGGCCACGCTGCAGCTCACCGGCCAGCTGCCGCGGCTCTCCCCGCAGCAGCTGCGCGGCCTGCAGCGCTGGCTCGCCCTCCGCCAGCTCGACGGCTTCCAGGGCCGCCCCAACAAGCCTGTCGACACCTGCTACAGCTTCTGGGTCGGAGCATCGCTTAAAATGctcaaaacattaaaatacacAAACTACGGCAGCAATAGGAGCTACGTTTACGAAACGCAGGACGTTATCGTCGGCGGCTTCTCGAAGTGGCCGGATACTTGTACGGACCCGATGCACACGTATTTAGGTTTGGCCGGGCTCAGTTTGATAGGGGAGAAGGGGCTTTTGAAAATTGTGCCTACTCTTAATATAACTAAACGGGCGTTCGAACATTTGCAAAGTTTACACGAGAAATGGGCCAAGGAGTCATAG